The Thermococcus sp. genome includes a window with the following:
- a CDS encoding pro-sigmaK processing inhibitor BofA family protein, which translates to MIAELLFLFFLFLAVLLVVKVGLRIIRYLVGNAIVGLIILWFTNWIGLSNVPLTALNVLVVAIGGILGVIALIVISWF; encoded by the coding sequence ATGATAGCAGAACTGCTGTTCCTGTTTTTCCTGTTCTTGGCCGTATTACTGGTGGTCAAGGTTGGGCTCAGAATAATCCGATACCTTGTGGGCAATGCAATAGTCGGCCTGATAATTCTGTGGTTCACGAACTGGATTGGCCTCTCGAATGTACCGTTAACTGCGTTAAACGTCCTGGTGGTGGCAATAGGCGGCATTCTGGGCGTGATAGCCCTCATAGTAATATCCTGGTTTTAA